Below is a genomic region from Dioscorea cayenensis subsp. rotundata cultivar TDr96_F1 chromosome 14, TDr96_F1_v2_PseudoChromosome.rev07_lg8_w22 25.fasta, whole genome shotgun sequence.
TTCTTTATGCTCCTTCTTGTCTTTGGCCTGAGATCTCTCTGAGGCATCTTGTTTGGGCTGTGCTTAAGTATCAGAGGAGGTTTTCTTATTTGGAGAGAATTAAGAAACAATAATCTTGAAATTAAggttttattgatgttttatttttttggattaattaagtaatattgatctatatatttgtttatgatCAGCAAACAAATGTGTTGTTTGTTATAATTAAGTTGAACATGTTAATTAGTTGATTGTGTTTGGTGTTTGATgactttgattattttcatttcttttgttataaaattggatgaatcatcttaaaagttttataataaaaggtttttaaTTTCTAGACTTGACCCCTTGAAGAAACCAGATCATAATTAcgcatataataattatattgatTAATGTGTATTctaagtctatatatatatatatatatatatatatattcataactGATTGAAAttggaaattcaaaaaaaatcatataaagaaataaatctaTAAACTATGTAGTGTACAAGAAATATTAAGAAGTATTTCAGCTGATCAATTTGGGCTTCTTATTAGAGGGAGAAACTTTTAtgagtatattatatatatatatatatatatataagataaaaaaaatatgaagctGCTTATTATATATGAACCTTCCCCTTCCCCTTGGTCCACtagaatttattttgttgtcttgtttattttgattttctattccctctttttttttctgtctccagtattatttgtttttgtttttgtctccAGTATTATTAGTGgactgtttttctttttgcactCCTTCCTTCCTCTTAACTTACTTCTGTGTACCAACGTATACTATTCTTACCTCATGGGtgttgtatgtttgtttttttcaatgaatttgagaatttcataatttatccattttttaaaaaaataaaaattgaaggtTGGTGATTCATACTGTCATCAGATTAAATTTTCGAGTTTTTGTCTAAATGTTAAGTTTATTTAATCTCATAGATAATTTTATTCATACTAATTAAATATTCTAATAGCTAGttaaattaatcattaaaaacataatcatttataataaattgGAAGGACCAACCAAAACACTCACTAATTAAGTTGCTCTTCAGTTTCTCAGAAACAAGGATCACTTGCACATTGTGAACATATTAAATTTACCTGTGAACACTGaacaaaatgattaaaaaaaaaggaaaatttagATTACAAAGTTCTAGTGGTTTATTTGCATTGAATCTGTGAAGAACATGATCATTCTAATGACTTGCATGACCTTTCTTAGATTCCTTTGCTCTGCCACCAATGGCTTCAATCTGTTCAAGAATCTCAACAACAATTTTCATCGAAGGTCGTTTTTTCGGATCAACTGCAATGCAGTTAAGAGTAAGCTGAGCTGCCATTAGAGCTCCCTTCGATGAATAATGTCCCTCGAACCGGGGATCCATAAGACGGGAAACTTTTCGCCGGTCTGAAAGGTATGGTTTTGCCCAATCTACCAAGTTGTGCTGTCCACTGGGCCGACTCGTATCGAGTGCTCGCTGACCTGAGAGCATTTCGAGTAGCACTACTCCGAACCCGTATACGTCACTCTTCACATATAGATGTCCTAATTGACACATGAAACATATGTTACAAAAAGTTcggaaacaaaatcaataacaaGATCACATGCCAGTCAACAAGCTGTAAAGAGAAAATATTGAAATCACAAGCCATTCATTCTATAGAATACAAAAAGCTCTTGCagtggaacacttagaattgAAAAAGACTGAGCAATTTGCAGTGGTGGTGCGTCGGTGGTCCACCGATAAATATGATCAGATCCAAAGCACATGTTTGCCTTTCTATGGTGGAGAAACTAATCATTTCTTCGACGAATTAATGTGAAGTCAGAGAGGAAATTATACCTGTGGCAACGTACTCCGGTGCTGCGTACCCGTAAGTACCCATGACACGAGTAGTGACATGAGAGTCACCACCAGTCGGTCCATTCTTCGCTAGACCAAAGTCAGAGAGTTTCGGATTGTAGTTCTgaaaaagaacagaaaaaatGAGCGACAAATTAAGCCAAGAaatgtaatttattaaattaactttAATTAGCACTATAATACAATTACTATAACTAGATATAATACGTTAATATATAGTTCAGTATTCTTAATTTAATTGTTAATATATGGTTCTATAGTTAGtagaaaagtaataaatcataTAACCGATGATTATAAGGCAAAGTCAAGAACATACAGAGTCGAGAAGGATGTTTGAGGCCTTGAAGTCTCGGTAGATGATTTGTTTCTCTGATGCATGTAGGAATGCAAGTCCTCGAGCAGCACCCAAGACTATCTTTAGTCTTAGGCTCCATGAAAGTGGAGCTGAATTTCCTGCAGCAATACATTCACAAACATAAAACATCGGCTCAAATTATTAATTCATACTAACTGTTTTTGGACTTACTTTTAAATAGGTGGTTTTCTAAGCTTCCTTTTACCATGAACTCATAGACTAGAAGGAGCTCCTTATCTTCCCAGCAATAACCCAAGAGCTTTACGAGGTTAGGATGCGACAGCCGGCCTAAAAAATTGACTTCGGACTGCAATTACCAGAAAAAACAACATTTACTAACCGATCATTCATGTCAGTAAACCACTCTAGAGATCAAAAGGCATAGTAGTATGGTAGTTCAGAAAGCATAATTACAATTCAGTATTGGCATGGAAGAGGAAACTGAAAAGTACTCAACATCTCAAATCTTGATTTTAGCTGAAATGAAGAAGTGAATTTGTCAACAGAATATAATTTCATTTTCTATCGGTTGTTGAATGGCCAAATTTtgaaacattaaattaatacGCCATTGAACAAGTAAACCAACATTTAGAAATAGAGGaatttgactacttgatttatgtatagataaataatagaggaagaaagaagatagatagatttttttagaaaattaaatgtGGTATCACACCTACCGACAATTCTGCGTCAAGTTTAAGGTTGGGACTTAGTCCACATTAATCCTGTTTGAATTCTATTGAATTagagaacaaaaattaaaactacGGTTCCTTAATTACCGCATATCAACCACCTGATCGACAGAAAATGACATAAAAATGACATAAAACActgaaaaaatcaacaaaaagaaaaagatttcaaaatcaACACTAAAACACAAATTCACATAACAAGAAGACTAAATCAAGAACAGAAGAGAAGAAAATTGCATAAGCAGGAATGGATTCAGCAAATCACCTGCCATTGTTCAAAACCTTGAACACTCTCAGCATTCAATTTCTTAATTGCAACAACTATTCCGACACCGCTTTTTGTGGGATTGAGAGTCTTCTCTTCAACCCATCCTTTGTACACCCTTCCGAAACCGCCTTCTCCAAGAATGGCATCAGCCTTGAAGTTCTTTGTGGCACTCTTCAGCTCAGAGAAGCTAAAAGTGCGaagatttggggactccaaTATCTGCCCCTCCAAGCACACTTCCTCGCAGCTCATATCAAAACTACTACTgatacttgaaagctttccgGTGGTCGAAAAGCTGCTATTAGCTTGCCTTCTTGAAGCCACTGATACAAGGACAACAGGACAATCATCTTCTATATAACATCTTAGAATAGAAAAATACCAATTTGAGATAACAAATTATACATCAAGAATCAGATAACAAGATCTACATCAAGGTTGAAAAAAAAGGGATTTTGATGGCAATCCTTCTAAAAAATCTAGACCACATTGAACTATCATTCTCTGATTCATACATAGAACCATCAGCAAATTTCCCAAACTTAGAGAATTAGAGAAACAAACACACATAGACAAAATAGAACGTTCTATCAAAATTTGAGCTTTTGGAGAAAAAACAACTTGATTCTGTATCAAAACATATCAAACATGAAGGAAATGAGTATTCTGAAACACAGAAACTAAGAATGAATAAAGAGAAGCAAAACAAATGAAATCCAGCCATTTCTATGAATACCTAAAAGATACAAAGGGAAAACAGAAAGGGCAACCAGAATCCATTTaagacaaagaaaagaagaacaaaacttGAACTTTTACAAGAGTATGAGTAAGAAATATACCTGGGCTTGAAGCTCTAGTGCTGCTGGGGCTGATGGATTTCACAGGAGAACCAAAACAGTTCCCCATCTCTTTCTTTCACTCTTTCTCACACTCTTGTTAGCTTTGCTCTTTGTCTACCTCCCTTTTTGGTCTCTATATGAAGCTAAGAAGCAAAGCATGAGAAGAGAGTGAAGAGAGGAAGGAAAGATAGGAGAAGTTGTGTGGAAATGGAAGGTATGAGAAAGGGTGTATATATGCATTgctttgttgttgatgatgttgagTGTGGGGGCTTTTTAGCACAAGTTTGACTTTTGGAATTAGAAGTCAACtctatgataaataataataataataataataataataataataataataataataataataaaaagcgGCACTTTTTAACTCTCTAAGGTGGTAAAAGTTGGGACAATTTGATACTCTATCTTTTTCCCTgcatttgtttgtttctttagtGTCTtagatattaaatataaataataaattattcttaaa
It encodes:
- the LOC120275814 gene encoding probable serine/threonine-protein kinase PIX13 yields the protein MGNCFGSPVKSISPSSTRASSPVASRRQANSSFSTTGKLSSISSSFDMSCEEVCLEGQILESPNLRTFSFSELKSATKNFKADAILGEGGFGRVYKGWVEEKTLNPTKSGVGIVVAIKKLNAESVQGFEQWQSEVNFLGRLSHPNLVKLLGYCWEDKELLLVYEFMVKGSLENHLFKRNSAPLSWSLRLKIVLGAARGLAFLHASEKQIIYRDFKASNILLDSNYNPKLSDFGLAKNGPTGGDSHVTTRVMGTYGYAAPEYVATGHLYVKSDVYGFGVVLLEMLSGQRALDTSRPSGQHNLVDWAKPYLSDRRKVSRLMDPRFEGHYSSKGALMAAQLTLNCIAVDPKKRPSMKIVVEILEQIEAIGGRAKESKKGHASH